In one window of Chelmon rostratus isolate fCheRos1 chromosome 19, fCheRos1.pri, whole genome shotgun sequence DNA:
- the enc1 gene encoding ectoderm-neural cortex protein 1 translates to MKMSVCVHENRKSRASTGSMNIYLFHKSSYADSVLMHLNSLRQQRLFTDVLLHAGSRSFPCHRAVLAACSRYFEAMFSGGLRESQASEVDFRDSIHPEVLELLLDYAYSSRVVINEENAESLLEAGDMLEFQDIRDACAEFLERNLHPSNCLGMLLLSDAHQCTKLSELSWGMCLSNFPAICKTEDFLQLPKDMVVQLLSHEELETEDERLVYEAALNWINYDLEKRHCHLPELLRTVRLALLPAIFLMENVSTEELINAQAKSKELVDEAIRCKLKILQNDGVVNSPCARPRKTSHALFLLGGQTFMCDKLYLVDQKAKEIIPKADIPSPRKEFSACAIGCKVYITGGRGSENGVSKDVWVYDTVHEEWSKAAPMLIARFGHGSAELKHCLYVVGGHTAATGCLPASPSVSLKQVEQFDPVANKWTMVAPLREGVSNAAVVSVKLKLFAFGGTSVTHDKLPKVQCYDPQENRWTVPASCPQPWRYTAAAVLGNQIFVMGGDTEFSACSAYKFSSESYQWTKVGDVTAKRMSCQAVASGNKLYVVGGYFGTQRCKTLDCYDPTLDAWNSITTVPYSLIPTAFVSTWKHLPA, encoded by the coding sequence atgaaaatgtcagtgtgCGTCCATGAGAACCGAAAATCACGAGCCAGCACTGGCTCTATGAACATCTACCTGTTCCACAAGTCCTCCTATGCCGACAGTGTCCTCATGCACCTCAACTCACtgcggcagcagcggctcttCACAGACGTCCTGCTTCATGCCGGTAGCCGCTCCTTCCCCTGCCATCGCGCCGTGCTGGCCGCCTGCAGCCGCTACTTTGAGGCCATGTTCAGTGGCGGGCTGAGGGAGAGCCAGGCCAGCGAGGTCGACTTCCGTGACTCCATCCACCCGGAGGTTTTAGAGCTACTTCTGGATTATGCATACTCCTCTCGTGTGGTCATCAATGAGGAGAATGCAGAGTCACTATTGGAGGCCGGGGACATGCTCGAGTTTCAGGACATCCGGGATGCCTGTGCTGAATTCCTAGAGAGAAACCTTCACCCATCTAACTGCCTTGGCATGCTGTTGCTGTCTGATGCCCACCAGTGCACCAAGCTGTCAGAGCTCTCCTGGGGCATGTGCCTCAGCAACTTTCCCGCTATTTGCAAGACAGAGGACTTCCTCCAACTGCCCAAAGATATGGTGGTGCAGCTTTTGTCACATGAGGAGCTAGAGACAGAAGATGAGAGACTGGTTTATGAAGCTGCCCTGAACTGGATCAACTATGACCTGGAAAAGAGGCACTGCCACCTTCCAGAGCTCCTGAGAACGGTCCGTCTGGCCCTGCTGCCTGCCATCTTTCTCATGGAGAACGTATCTACAGAAGAGCTGATCAACGCCCAGGCCAAGAGCAAGGAGCTGGTGGATGAAGCTATCCGCTGTAAGCTAAAGATCCTGCAGAATGATGGCGTTGTTAACAGCCCGTGTGCCCGACCAAGAAAAACCAGCCATGCCCTCTTTCTCCTGGGAGGACAGACTTTCATGTGTGACAAGTTGTACCTGGTGGACCAGAAAGCCAAAGAGATCATCCCCAAGGCTGACATCCCCAGCCCCAGGAAGGAGTTCAGCGCCTGCGCCATCGGATGTAAGGTGTACATCACTGGTGGAAGAGGCTCAGAGAATGGTGTGTCCAAAGATGTATGGGTCTACGACACAGTCCACGAGGAATGGTCGAAGGCGGCGCCCATGCTCATCGCCAGGTTTGGCCACGGCTCTGCGGAACTGAAACACTGCCTCTACGTGGTGGGAGGTCACACGGCTGCAACTGGCTGCCTCCCGGCTTCCCCGTCTGTATCTCTCAAACAGGTGGAGCAGTTTGACCCAGTGGCAAACAAGTGGACCATGGTGGCTCCATTGAGAGAGGGTGTGAGCAATGCAGCAGTGGTCAGCGTCAAGCTCAAGCTCTTTGCCTTTGGAGGGACCAGCGTCACCCACGACAAGCTGCCCAAGGTGCAGTGCTACGATCCGCAGGAGAACCGATGGACTGTGCCCGCGTCCTGCCCGCAGCCGTGGCGCTACacggctgctgctgtgctgggGAACCAGATCTTTGTCATGGGCGGGGATACAGAGTTCTCAGCCTGCTCGGCTTATAAGTTCAGCAGCGAGAGCTACCAGTGGACTAAAGTGGGCGACGTGACAGCCAAGCGGATGAGCTGCCAGGCTGTGGCGTCCGGGAACAAACTGTATGTAGTGGGTGGGTACTTCGGCACACAGCGGTGTAAAACTCTGGACTGCTACGACCCCACGCTGGATGCCTGGAACAGCATCACTACTGTGCCGTACTCACTCATTCCCACTGCATTCGTCAGCACCTGGAAACACCTGCCTGCTTGA